tttactttattttaccaGGATAATTCACTCAGTATCAATACTGCTTTCTAGGGAAAACAATAGGGAGTACAtgtattcaaaataaaactataataCTAGACATTATGTTGTGGAGAAAGCTTCATTGACATtatataatctttttttaaagagtgtcctggccaagataTGCAGCAATAACAGTTACAGGTAAGCTGACAGAGAACTCAAAATGTGCTtcagaattttaaaaaaattagattATAGCAATCATGAATTATATTTCTAATAAAGGATGAAGGGGGggaagcaaattcattttaaacaattaagaACCTTTTATTCTTACTACGAGATGATAACTTTTACGCACAACATGATATTTTGATTGCACACGATAAAAAACATACCATATTTTGGGATTTTCATTTGTACGCACACAAAAGAAGAAATCTTCTTTTATGGAAATTTCTCACCTAAACTCTATGTCTCTGCTTAATAAATGTGCTTTACCAGCTGTTTAAGCTTTTATAATGATTTTCTTTGAATGAAGGCACAAATGACTGTGTTAGCTACAGTATCAGCTCCAGAGTACGTACGCCTAACTGAAGACCAATGCCTTTCTCTCAAACTGATCATACAACTTCAACTGCGTTTTCCTCAGCTctgttttaaaataatgttcTGCAGTCTGAGGGGATTTTCAAGTACTCAGGCTTCAAGTCCATCATAAAACAATACATGCCTGAAAGATTGGTTGCTGATCAGTCTATGGCTGTGAACTTATCCACCTGTTATAACTGATTTATTGGCCATTTGAGGGCAGCAGAGACAAggtgtgaacacaacattaacATATCATCTTATCATAATGTCACTGTGGTGCAGTGATTCTCAAAATGGGGTCATGGGACCCCCCAGGGGTCAGTttcactctgtcagggggtccgtgaaataattagctataaattataaaattgtgctgtatcattagaaagtacatatctacagatggagaccatttgtgccaataaaacaagcatattgtgtccattactcctaCACATGTTAGCACGTTGATTGTGACACtcagcaataagttcattatttttaagttgaagcacttgctgagagtcagctttagactggtatACTTAAATATCTAGATTTATTATTCAAAATGAAacgtgtttctgtttatcactatgaaacaggcctgaagtatttaggttgaaaagttttagtatacaaatagttccagtggcatctaagagtacaaatggtagtaagcattatcCTTAATCGGTGTTATGAAGGTCCTTGGAAAACGTTCTCCTCTCTAAGGGGTCCCTGAACCCAAaaggtttgagaacccctgctgtAGTGTATATTTATGTCAAAAAGAATGTTTTCCTACACATTGATCACTGGGGGCTCTAACCTGCAAGCTGCTCTTTAAGTAATATGTCAAACTTCTTAGCAAAACATTTGCTTACGTACATGTCCAGCAGTTATGgagcaatatttatttttacaccttcatttggagtcatgtttctgcacttttaactctgtttttggtctcctccaactcctgagggaattATCTGACTCTTCAGATGTTAAATTCCccattatgttcaccagctagtcacttCCTGTGTCAGCAGGtagtttttagagcttttttgcAGAAAACAGCTGCCTACTAATGCCAAAAAACAACTTAGTAAATCTGATGTCAAACCGCACCTAGCTTAGTATTATAAAATGATACACCGATCTAATGTCGATGGTCGGAACGTTCTGTAACTTTGGCAGTAGATAAAGCTTTCAAAGTGCAAGTGCACAAGAGGTGATGTTTATTTATAAAGGCACTTTGTTCTAACTTTAGTATCCAGCGCTCTGCACGACTCTGGTCTGAATATGGACACACATTCTGACCCCGTGGTGCCATAATGAGCAGCCTCGAGTTGTAGCAGATAACTATTGGAGGCTTTGTCTCCACGTGAATCCAACCTCACTGCAGGATCTTTGCCAAGCAGGTCATCACCTCTATAAGTTATTTCAATACTTTCCGTTGGAGGAAGAAATGCTGTAGAAGCCTAATCAGTTCCTGGTCTGCTGCAATCCTCAACATTGAGTTTTAATTGGCCTTCCAGGAAAGAGAATAGCAACCGTGACCTTGAATTACTGTAGTAGGCAATGCGTTAAGCTTCTGCCAGCTGATGGGTGGCGAGTTGAGCTGCTTATCCCGGTGTTCctggattttatttttaacccGACAACACCTGACAGGCCCGGGACCTGGGGGAGACCTCAGAGGGCGAGGGATGAGTGGCAGTcaggagaaggaaggagggaacGTGAGAAAGTGAGGTATGTAGGTGCAAGACTATAGGGGGAAATACACAATACAATTAGTCGTACCTTGCAGCAGAGCGGGAGGATGGATGTTTGTCTCATGGCGGCGATAACGAGGAAGCCTGTGTGATGTCGACGCGAGTGTTGACATCTGAGCAGAGATGCCGACAATTAAATATGAAACATCACACATCTTTCTGTAAAAGAGAGAACCGAGAGAGAACGAGGAAGCTGCGGGAAAGATACGAGACGAGTTCACAGAGGACATGTGAGGGTGTGGGAATGAAAACAGTGGAAATAGCACATGACATTTTGATTTTGACCTACATTCAGTCTTCAGGCACTCCTCTTATTCTGTCACTTGGCACAAGTCAGGTACCTTTCACTGGAGTATTCCAGCAGGATTTAATCTCTTCTGAGAATTGTAGTTACCAAGAgagcagaaaaacaacacagagcTGGCCTAATTTTTCCCAGCAGGAAGTAGCAGCAGTGAAAAACCCTGAGCCCAGCTGTGGCTGATTATAGAGAGACAACCAGCTCCAACCTTTGTACCACAGCTTCTCTCTTCCTGTAAGGTTAGAGTTGTTTAAATGACAGCAGAGCGTCTGGTCAGGTCAGAGAATTATTCACATTATAAACCAGTTTTTAAACATGATTGGCGCATGTGGACAAAAGATTATCTATTAAGAAATATGCCAAAGTATTTAATGAAATTCTATTCACGCTTTGGTACAGAAACAATTCACCGAAATATCATGTTGTCTTAACATCAACATATTTAATGTACCCGATACACATTTTTAAGAAATAATTCACCTCGACTCCAAAATATCAAGCTATCTCAATATCTCCGAGGCTATATATGCTTTGAgtaaataaagacacaaaaactGCCCCAAAAAAAGTATTGTGTATGTTTGATCCCAAAATTGACTCTCAGTGTGACCATGGCGATGTCACCACAACCTGCAGGACACCATCTGATGGTCATCGCGTTGAGTTCTGTCTCATGTAGTTTACGTTTTAGAGAAGTTTGGAAATAGATGAAGTCAGGCTGCCTGTGATGGGATGTTCAATGGCATAATACTGTTTCTACACCCGTTTCCTTTACAAGGAAATGCGTCACTGTTGCATTCGTTATGTAATCCTCTCTGCAGTGTTTTACACCTAAAAGCAGGTGGGAATCTGTGTACGCAGTCGACAGCTCTGAAATATGGCGGTCTGAGCCAGAGCTACATTTAGCTGGTGATTCAAAGCTTGTGTCCCCAGCGCTTGCGGTGTAATTTAGTCTGCCTGCTTTGACATTAAAAATTGAGTCAAGAGGTGGCAGCACTGAAGTCAGCACTTCTTCTCCACCAACAAGGCTCCTGTGGCTGTGCGGTCATACAAAAGTTACAAAAACACCACTTAACTGAGTGTATGAGGTCAAAGAGTCATCCCTGaccaaaaagaaaaggagagacaCAAGCTAAACTCTTTGCCAGTAATTTTATTTCGAGATATTTTGTAGAACAGGGGAACCaatgattacaaaaaaaaaagttcataaGTGTTCTACATGCTACACCTTAACCTAATTCATCATGCTTGCCTTGGAAAAAGTACATAGAAATTTAACAAAAAACGTACAATTAAAACTGACGTACATTATACTCACCATTAACTTTACTTGTAATGTACCTTTCTCTTGCCTCCATGCACgcgtttttttaaacattacatttagATAAAAAATTAAGACTTTTAGGCGCTTCTTTAAACCATAAAGCAGTTTTTCCATTAAAGACAGAACGCacctataaataaaaaaaacgaaatgaaacaaaaagaaTGATATCCATTTGGACAATATTGATGGAAAATGGAAAGCCTCGACTTCTTTTAGAACACAACAGATGAATTTGCATCCTACCATAAAACAAAAGAACACTTACCATATAGTGCCGAAATGAAAATGGAAGTCTGTCCAACTCCTCAATCTTCAATAATCACattgaaataacacattttgataaaataaatatcGCACATCTGCtagaaataaataatgattacTGAAACACCTCACTATGTTAAATGCTTAAGTGAGACAGATTTCATCTACGCGACCAGGATGGTCATGTGTGTAAAGCACTAGTGCGGCTTCGAGTGTCTCTCGCGGCTGTTACCTTGAGGTagataacacatttacattaacGCCTACGATAATGGTTGCTGCTGGCATCATGTGTCAGATTTACAGTATGAAAGGGTTATCAAGGAAGCTTTCTTCagggaaaaatgtcataaagtcataaacgaaaaataaaaaaaaggacatcccatccccttttttcttttgtatccAGTCCCAGGAAAGGCAATGTTAGCGTCTACTATCCTTCCTTATGTCACACCCTAACAGCCAAACCTCATCGTCTCTTAAATCAGAACTCCTCTCCTACCACCCATCTTCCTTCTAGTTACTTCTCTCCTGCTTTCCGTTCTTCTACAGTACTTAAGTGTGCAAGTGACATGCCAGGTTAGCAATGAGGGCGTAGACATTAACCCATGAAGGCCTGGTGATCAAGGCTCAGAGTGATGACCAAAACtccttaaatataataaatcacCTCTCTCTCAactcttaaaaaacaaaacaaaaaaataattaaaagtaaccataataaaaaaaaggtatgAAATGATTCAAGTTCAATAATATACcgtattattaaaaaaaacataaaacaaaactgCCTAGATTTTGCACTGTGTGGGAGGATATACATATCTCTTTAATTAAGATGCTTGAATATGCTGCTGTATGTTTTGTGGGCAATCTGTGGGGAGCATTTGACCGCGCAGGGGGTGAGGGACGCCTGGATGGATTTTAGAGGCAAGTCATCGGTGCTGTCAAAGCCAGGCAGGGCCAGAGACTCCAGCTGCATATTAAGCACAATCTCTGTGTTCCTGCCGAGGAAGCTCTCGTCCAGCTCTCTCACCTCCGAGGGCTCCGTCTCCGTGCTGGCCACAGTCTCTCCGGCCCCTTCTTCCTTCCGGCTGAACAGGCGGTCCAGGTAGCTGGTGTAAGTGCTCTCCTTCTGGAGCTGGTCCTCTTTATGAATGTCCCAGCATGCTTCATCTATCAAACAGCCGTTCTCCCCTACTCTCTCCCCGGAGCCGAAGCTCTCCCAGGGGTGAGCGGGCCAGGTGTCGTCCCCGCTGACGACTCCTAACCCTCCTCCGCCTAACTGGGCGAGGTTTACCAGGcacttctcctccttctcctgacTTATGGACTTGGACATGGAGCCTGAGCGGGGAGCCTCCAGCTGGGAAACGGAAGAGTTGAGCTCGTTCAGGAGGCCCACCTCGTTGAGCAGGGCCGCCTCCTGACAGGGCTCTGGCTGCAGGCTCAGTTTAATGGTGCTGGCGATGAAGGAGTCAAAGTCAAAGCCTTGGTTCTGCTGGCTTTGAGGCTTCTCTGTCTGGTGTTTCTCCTGCTCGCTGTCCTTCTCCACTGGACTCTGGGTCTTCTCGGCCTCCTGCAGCGCGATCTGGGCCTTCACCAGCCCGTTCTTCTCACACTTGCTCCTGGCCTTGCGGTCCGCCTTCTCCTTGCTCTGCTGCTCCTTCCAGTTGGAGAGGTCGATGATGAGCTTGGGTTCATAGTAGTGGTTGACTTCACTGTCCCTCCAGATGAGGTTGTCCAGGTAGGAGGGCGACACGGCCTTGTAGTTACAGGTGTGGCTACACTGCAAGTCACAGTATTTGTTCTCGTGGTGGTCGTCCTCCCAGGATCGCTCTGGCTGGAACAGAGTGGAGTAGTCGTAGGACGGCTCATCCAGGAACTTCTCCCGATCTCCATCAGCATATTTACGAGGATCCACCTGGAAACGGACAACAGCCACCATTTAGCCTCATCAAAAAGTCAATTTAAATCAGTCAGGAGCAAGACCTGTTATCCCTACACAGCTTTGGTCTGCAACACTGAAATCTATTTTCACTTTGTTATGTATTCTATTTGGAACAATACTATATAACCTCACATTTGGGAAGCACATTTTCATACAACTCTTTATCTATagcattcaaaatgtattttttaaagtaaacagaagagaaaCTAATTGTTTTAAAGGGAGTATTCAGATGTTTGTCGAAATTCAAACACACCTGAACCTCCTCCTCGTCTGTCACATCAGAGAGAGCCCTTGGGTCAACCTGGACTTCGTCTGGGTCGTGGGTGCTGTGCAAGTGCCAGTCAGCCtctgacagctggctctcatgaTACCTGACAAGAGAATAAAAGAGGGAGACTtcagtacacaaacacaaaatgactcAAAAAAGCTCCAGTAAAGGATCTAACTATGTAAACAAACCATTAAACTAACTCATAAAATCTTGTTCTTTTTCTGGTCAGGTGATCTTTGTGTTCATATTCTTACTGCTTAGTCAGCAGAGAGCAAAGCGGATTATTCTCCACTGAAACTAAGCTCAAAATGTCAGAACAGAACAGGGAAAATATAAAACTTTGCATCTGCGAGCCTGGTCACAGAGAGCAGGTGGTTGAGAGGGAATAGGTGAGCGCGCATACCTGTCCCAGGTGTGGCTGTGGCTCTGGTCCATGAGCAGGATATCATCTACTTCATCCTCAATGTGGAAGGGGTGCAGAGAGATAGGCTCGTCTAGGGGGAAGGAGTAGTCAGCCATATAGGGGTGGGCCAGGGCCTCCTCCGCAGTGAGACGATCCATGGGGTTGAACGTCAGGATCTTCTCCAGGAAATCCAGGGCTGCAGAGAGGGAGGGCATTGAGATTAGCAAGTAGGAAACCTGAATGATGAGAGATGAGACCCTGACCCCAACCGTTGGTCTGTGTTCATGAGAGTACTTTATGAGCCTGAGAGTACTTCTGAATGAATAATAAGTGGTACTCACCCTGGGGACTGACGTCAGGCAGCAGCTTGGCCAGTGGTGTGTGAGGCTTGGACATGTCGTTGCGGATGAAGACTGGGATGACGCTGTGGAGCTCCTGTCGGTCTTCCTCTCGCAGTACGGGGATGGACTCCAGGATCAGCTGCATCTGCTCCAGTTCATGGGCTCCTGAAACACCGGGCGGACAAACATTAGTCGCTTTCTTTGAAGGGTTACGTAACATTCAACATCTGCATGAATGAGGGAGTTTATTTTGAGTGAGAATTAGCGCGGCAGATCATGAGAACAGAGGTGTTATTTGTCTTGTGTTCAGCTCAAGGCAGTTTCAACAAATAAGAATAGTCCGTCTCTCCCAGCTCCAGCTGGATTTGCAAAAGAGAGCAATAAGGATAGTAAAAGCAGATTGACTTTGGGCCCATCTCCTGTCCGTTCTGACTTTAACTAGCAGGATGAACATATGACTCATCATACCTATATCCTATATGAATATTTACCTCATCAGAGTCACCTAACCTGCTTCAAAGACAACTCGCCAGTATGTTTGTAGATGAGGTGTTACAGTGACATAGGACATAAGAAACTCGGTCGACATTTACCTGCAAAGAGGGTTTTCCCTGTGAGCATCTCCGCAAAGATGCAGCCAGCGGCCCACATGTCGATGGCTTTGGTGTAGTTGTTAGGAGACAGCAGCAGGCGAGGAGACCTGTACCACTTGGTGACCAGACCTTCAGAGAGATGGCCCTGCGTTAAAAGGGGACAAGACATGTTTAGTGGGACTCTTAGGGAAAAATAACTTACAAGAAATCATGACTCAACCATATCTTTCCAAAAAACTACCCTAGTTAATGAACTGCTGTGCCCTTGTGCTTGGTTCCTTCACAGTTAGTGTAATAACTAatagataaaaatgtgattaacgTGACTTCCTGTGCCTCCATGTTTGCCACACAACACTGCTGCTAACACGAGTCCCGGAACAAACCATGCCTGCTGGGCCGTGCTAAACTTGATAACCCCCGTGCCGTTTCCTTGACAGACCTGCT
This window of the Sebastes fasciatus isolate fSebFas1 chromosome 2, fSebFas1.pri, whole genome shotgun sequence genome carries:
- the mapk6 gene encoding mitogen-activated protein kinase 6: MAEKFESLMNIHGFDLGSRYMDLKPLGYGGNGLVFSAVDTDCDKRVAVKKIILTDPQSVKHALREIKIIRRLDHDNIVKVFETLGPNGRTLTEDVVSLTEVNSVYIVQEYMETDLCQLLERGLLSEGHARLFMYQLLRGLKYIHSANVLHRDLKPANLFVNTEDLVLKIGDFGLARIMDPHYSHKGHLSEGLVTKWYRSPRLLLSPNNYTKAIDMWAAGCIFAEMLTGKTLFAGAHELEQMQLILESIPVLREEDRQELHSVIPVFIRNDMSKPHTPLAKLLPDVSPQALDFLEKILTFNPMDRLTAEEALAHPYMADYSFPLDEPISLHPFHIEDEVDDILLMDQSHSHTWDRYHESQLSEADWHLHSTHDPDEVQVDPRALSDVTDEEEVQVDPRKYADGDREKFLDEPSYDYSTLFQPERSWEDDHHENKYCDLQCSHTCNYKAVSPSYLDNLIWRDSEVNHYYEPKLIIDLSNWKEQQSKEKADRKARSKCEKNGLVKAQIALQEAEKTQSPVEKDSEQEKHQTEKPQSQQNQGFDFDSFIASTIKLSLQPEPCQEAALLNEVGLLNELNSSVSQLEAPRSGSMSKSISQEKEEKCLVNLAQLGGGGLGVVSGDDTWPAHPWESFGSGERVGENGCLIDEACWDIHKEDQLQKESTYTSYLDRLFSRKEEGAGETVASTETEPSEVRELDESFLGRNTEIVLNMQLESLALPGFDSTDDLPLKSIQASLTPCAVKCSPQIAHKTYSSIFKHLN